In the bacterium HR34 genome, one interval contains:
- a CDS encoding Soluble cytochrome b558, with the protein MSYKIISIIAVVIIIGVVLIYVLRSGSNETEQVQTQENPVIFEGQGNELDQNQGEQEFLAGEIYSFEEIQKHNTRDDCWLVINGKVYDVTDFLNKYPEGDAILQNCGKDATEIFDKENTEVKTLKENLENYYIGDVGK; encoded by the coding sequence ATGAGCTATAAAATCATTTCAATAATAGCCGTTGTAATTATAATAGGAGTTGTTTTAATTTATGTTTTAAGAAGTGGGAGTAATGAAACAGAGCAAGTTCAAACTCAGGAAAATCCTGTGATTTTTGAAGGTCAAGGAAATGAATTAGATCAAAATCAAGGCGAACAAGAATTTTTAGCTGGCGAGATTTATTCCTTTGAAGAAATACAAAAACATAACACAAGAGATGATTGCTGGCTTGTGATAAACGGTAAAGTTTATGATGTTACGGATTTTCTTAACAAATACCCTGAAGGTGATGCTATATTACAAAATTGCGGTAAAGATGCTACAGAAATTTTTGATAAAGAAAACACAGAAGTTAAGACATTAAAAGAAAACCTTGAAAACTATTATATAGGCGACGTAGGAAAGTAG
- the dnaJ gene encoding Chaperone protein DnaJ gives MKKDYYSILGVSRDASQEEIKRAYRRLAHKYHPDKGGDEEKFKEINEAYQVLSDPEKRAQYDKFGTTFEYAGNAGRGQEGFSGFGGFDFENFNGGFGRVGFDFDIEDLEEVVSEIFGGKGFSFGDFGVTTKKKNIKKGADIEIAVELTLEDTLKDNIKKITIQKYIKCERCAGIGAEPNTKVVECQTCRGVGEVQQVNRTFFGVITRYVPCPQCKGEGYIPEKPCNVCKGNGRIRSTQNLEIKIPAGVDNNQVLKIKGQGDAGKKGGPAGDLYVRVIVKPHKEFTRKGDDLYTTKYIPLTTAILGGEIEVLGIDNKKIKVEIPERTQDGTVLKIKGEGIPHFNGFGRGNLYVRIKINMPNKLTKEQKELLKKLKDLGL, from the coding sequence ATGAAAAAAGATTACTATTCAATATTAGGAGTGAGTAGAGATGCTTCTCAAGAAGAAATAAAAAGAGCCTACAGAAGACTTGCTCATAAATATCATCCTGATAAGGGAGGCGATGAGGAAAAATTTAAAGAAATAAACGAGGCTTATCAAGTTTTGTCAGATCCTGAAAAAAGAGCGCAGTATGACAAATTTGGAACAACTTTTGAATATGCAGGAAATGCTGGAAGGGGACAAGAAGGATTTTCAGGTTTTGGTGGTTTTGATTTTGAAAACTTTAATGGTGGATTTGGTAGGGTAGGCTTTGATTTTGATATAGAAGATTTAGAGGAGGTAGTGTCAGAGATATTCGGAGGTAAAGGTTTTAGTTTTGGAGATTTTGGAGTAACTACGAAAAAGAAGAATATAAAAAAGGGGGCAGATATAGAAATTGCAGTAGAGTTAACACTTGAAGATACGTTAAAAGACAATATTAAAAAAATTACTATTCAAAAATATATAAAGTGCGAAAGATGTGCTGGCATAGGAGCAGAACCTAATACAAAGGTTGTTGAATGCCAAACTTGCAGGGGAGTTGGAGAGGTCCAACAAGTAAATAGAACATTTTTTGGCGTAATAACAAGATATGTTCCGTGCCCCCAATGTAAAGGTGAAGGTTATATTCCTGAAAAACCATGTAATGTGTGCAAAGGGAATGGTAGAATAAGATCAACGCAAAATTTGGAAATTAAAATCCCAGCAGGTGTTGACAATAACCAAGTGTTAAAAATAAAAGGGCAGGGAGACGCAGGAAAAAAAGGAGGACCTGCGGGGGATTTGTATGTAAGAGTTATTGTAAAACCTCACAAAGAATTTACAAGAAAAGGAGATGATTTATACACAACAAAATACATCCCACTAACCACAGCAATTTTGGGAGGTGAAATTGAGGTATTAGGAATAGATAACAAAAAAATAAAAGTAGAGATTCCAGAAAGAACCCAAGATGGAACTGTTCTAAAAATAAAAGGAGAGGGAATACCCCATTTTAATGGTTTTGGAAGAGGGAATTTGTATGTAAGGATTAAGATAAATATGCCAAATAAATTAACAAAAGAACAGAAAGAACTTCTTAAGAAGTTGAAAGATCTTGGGTTATAG